DNA from bacterium:
GATTTGGTTGGTGGGGCTCAGACTAGGGATGTGTCTTCTGCAAGGAGATACCCTTTGGTTTCGTGAGCCAGGCGAGGACTATCAGGTCACAGGCAATGGGACTATTACCGAAGAAGGTCGCAAGGTTGAGTACATGCTCGTAGAAGAAACGGTAGATCAATCCTGGGAATATACCTACACCTTCCTCGCCGCGCCATAGCGCGCATCCCTCACCGCCGCCGTTCCTGTGGAACGGCGGTATCCTTTTGCGTGTGCCTGCTCCCTGCCCAAACGCATGGAACGGCTCCGCCCCGGTCTCCTCCATCGCCGGCTGTTGGGACGATGAATATGAGCGCGAAGGCGGTCGCGGTGCCTGCGTCTACCAACCCCGCATCAAGATCACGGACAACTGGGGGTATTGCAACGGGAGCTGCCTGGGGGGAGGTACCGAAGGAAATCTATGTTTTGAGCGCACCAGCGCAACGGAGTGCTCTAACCCAGAATCAGGTGACAACTCCTGGACACCATTCGCCAATCGTCTCATCGTCACCCCGCAGGAATGATTGCGTCGCTTGACATTAAAATCGTCATGCGTCATACTGACCATGCATGAGGCAATGGGCGGATTGATCGCTCATTCACAAGTACAGAGGAGGTATTGTCATGCGAGAGATCACCTTGGCGTTGACCGCGTGCTTCGCGCTCGTCGCCTGCGGACCGGGAGTCGTCGCGCCCGGCACGGACGATGATGACGACACGACCATCCCGACTTGTCCCGAACCGTGCTTCGGGGGTGGAGATGACGATGGTGAAGATCCGGGGAACGGGCTGCTCTCCGTCACACTCCAGTCGCTCGCCATCGAGCCAGAGGGAACCACCGTCACTGCGGAAATTATCCTGGATGGTGTGCCAACCGGCACCATGGCACCGGCGACCATTGCGCTCGATGCCGGAACGCACGAGGTCACCGTGCGTCGTGACGGCTTTGTTTCTCCCACAGAGGAGATCACCGTTGAGCAAGGTGGCACCGCGACCGTGCAGTGTACACTCGGGCGGGACCTCACGGGTACCTGGGAGCAGGTGGAACCAGAGCCGCGGGATGCACTGAACGAGCGGTTCCACGAGGCAACGATGTTGTTGATGGCCGAACCAGAAACCTTCATAGAGCCATGTCCAACAAAGATTTGGTTGGTAGGGCTCAGACGAGGGATGTGTCTTCTGCAAGGAGATGCCATTTGGTTTTGTGAGCCAATTTTGTATCCTGAGTCAGACGAGGCCTATCAGGCCACAGCCAATGGGACTATTACGGAAGAAGGTCGCAAGGTTGAGTACACGTTCGTAGCAGAAACGGTAGACCAATCCTGGGAACAGACCTACACCTTCCTCGCCGCGCCATAGCACGCATCCCTCACCGCCGCCGTTCCTGTGGAACGGCGGTATTCTTTTTTTGTTCCCCGCGAAGACGGCGGCTCCGGTTCAATACGAATCTCTGGACACCATTCGCAAATCGCATTGTCGTCACCCCGCAGGAATAGTGAGCATACGATCCTTCTTGCGGCACAAGATCGGCGTTCCATGGCCTGCAAAGAAAAACCGACGTTCCCGTAAGGGGGCGTCGGTCGTTGTCGGGCAGAGTGCGTGTTGATGGATAGCCAACCAACTACTCCTCGATCTTTTCGTAGATCTCTTCCCACTCGGAGGGTAGTTGCCATGCTGCTCCCATTTTCACGAGTGTACCCTCGTTGAGGATGGCACCCGCCATGTGGATGTCGGTTTCACCATTGGGATAGGAACTCGACTCCTGCCAAAGTTCGTCCTCGTTGCGGAGGCACATGGCTTCGATCAGTCGCACCCAGATCGTTGAAGGGCATGGCTCTCCGTATTCCCCCAACCGATCAAACGCGAACTCCATCGTCACGCTGAAGGGTCGCGGAGGAAACTGCGGTAGTCTCGTTGAGTGAAAGAGCCACTCGCCCGTGAGATCCCGCCCGAGCGTGCATTGCACGGTCGCGGTACCATCTCGCTCAACGGTAATCTCCTCCGTGGGAGAAACAAAGCCGTCGCGACGCACGGTGATCTCGTGCAATCCGGCATCGAGC
Protein-coding regions in this window:
- a CDS encoding PEGA domain-containing protein, with translation MRTGTLMLAACFALAACGPGVVAPSGDDDTTIPGGDDDTGDDDSDHEDPGGGMLSVTLQSLAIESDATAVTAEIILDGVPTGTMAPATIALDAGLHEITVRRDGFVSPTEEITVERDGTATVQCTLGRDLTGEWLFHSTRLPQFPPRPFSVTMEFAFDRLGEYGEPCPSTIWVRLIEAMCLRNEDELWQESSSYPNGETDIHMAGAILNEGTLVKMGAAWQLPSEWEEIYEKIEE
- a CDS encoding PEGA domain-containing protein, with translation MREITLALTACFALVACGPGVVAPGTDDDDDTTIPTCPEPCFGGGDDDGEDPGNGLLSVTLQSLAIEPEGTTVTAEIILDGVPTGTMAPATIALDAGTHEVTVRRDGFVSPTEEITVEQGGTATVQCTLGRDLTGTWEQVEPEPRDALNERFHEATMLLMAEPETFIEPCPTKIWLVGLRRGMCLLQGDAIWFCEPILYPESDEAYQATANGTITEEGRKVEYTFVAETVDQSWEQTYTFLAAP